The genomic window AGCGGGTTATCTCCCGATGGTCCCCCTTTGCTGGCATCGTTTGCCCTGCCAGGAGTCCCGCTGCGCCAGCGCGGCCTGGATCAGCGCCCGGGTCTCCGATTTTTTCAGGGACCACCGGGGAGCCACCAACTCCTCCGGGTGGGGGTCGCCGGTCAGGCGCTGGATCACCATCTCCGGCGGCAGCCGTTCGATAAAATCGCAGACCAGATCCACGTAGGCGGCCTGTTCCAGGCAGGTGTAGCGCCCCGCCCGGTAGAGGGCCTCCAGCGGGGTGCCGCGCACGACGTAGAGCAGGTGCAGCTTGATGCCGTCGATGCCTAAAGCCGCGACCGCGTCGGCGGTGGCCAGCATCTGCTTGCGGGTCTCCCCCGGAAGCCCCAGAATGACATGCGTGCAGATGCGGATGCCGCGCTGCCGGGTCGCCGCCACCGCCTTTGCAAACCGGCCGAAGGTATGCCCCCGGTTGAGGCGCGCGAGGGTGGTGTCGTGGGCGGATTGCAGGCCGTATTCGATCCAGATCAGGTGGCCGCGGGCCAGCTCTTCCAGCAGCTCGAGAACGCCCGTGTCGACGCAGTCGGGGCGCGTGCCGATGGCCAGGCCGACGATGTCCGGCACACCCAAGGCTTCGGCGTAGAGCCGCCGCAGGGTTTCAAGCGGCGCGTAGGTGTTGCAAAAAGACTGGAAATAGGCCAGGAATTTCCTGGCCTTGTAGCGCCGGGCAAGGGCCGTCTTGCCCTGCCGGAGCTGCTCGGTCACGCTCAGGCCCCGCCCGTGGGCGCCGGTGCCCGAGCCGCGGGCGTTGCAGTAGATGCAGCCGCCGGTGCCCACCCGGCCGTCGCGGTTGGGGCAGGTCAGGCCGGCATCCACGCTGATTTTCTGCACCCGGCAGCCGAAAAGGGCCCTCAGGTGGGTGTTGAAATCTCGGTAGCGCTCCGGCATGCCGTCTCCTGCTGGGGAGGGGGGGTCAAAAACGTGCTCATTTTAGCACAAAAAGGCCAAATAAAAAGGGTTGTTGGAAATGGTTGCGGATGCCAGATCTTATGATGTCATCGTCGTGGGGGCCGGCCATGCCGGCTGCGAGGCGGCGCTGGCCGCCGCTCGGATGGGCTGCCGCACCCTGCTGATGGCCATCGACCTGGACAAGCTGGCGGCCATGCCCTGCAGCCCCTCCATCGGCGGGATGGCCAAGGGCCAGCTGGTCAAGGAAATCGACGCCCTGGGCGGGGAAATGGCCCGGGTTACCGATCAGACCGCCATCTCCTACCGCACCCTGAACACCAAGAAGGGGCCGGCGGTGCATTCCTCCCGGACTCAGAACGACAAGGCCCGCTATCACATCGCCATGAAGGCGGTGGTCGAAAAACAGCCCGGGCTGGATCTCAAGCAGGCCATGGTCGAGCGCCTGGAGGTGGCCGGCGGGCGGATCGCGGGGCTCACCGACCAGACCGGCTTCGGCTACAGCGCCAAGGCCGTGGTGCTGGCCACCGGTACTTTCCTGAGCGGGCTGGTGCACATCGGCTTTACCGCCGTGCAGGCCGGCCGCGCCGGCGAATTCGCCTCCTACGGTCTGCCGGACCACCTCAAAGCCCTGGGCTTCGAGCTGGGGCGCATGAAAACCGGGACCCCGCCGCGGATCCACCGCCGCAGCATCGATTTCGAGGCCTTCACGCGCCAGGAGGGCGAGGCCGACCCGGCGCCCTTCTCCTTTTTCCCCCGTGGCCGCCTGCTGCCCCAGGTGGCGAGCTACATCGGCCACACCAACCCCGCGACCCACCGGATCGTCCGGGACAACCTGAAATTCTCCGCGCTCTACGGCGGGGTCATCCAGGGCGTCTCGGCGCGTTACTGCCCGTCTTTCGAAGACAAGATTGTGCGCTTTGGCGACAAGGACAGCCACCAGGTGATCCTCGAACACGAGGGGTTGGAGACCGACGAGATCTATGCCAGCGGGCTGGGCAACAGTCTGCCGCTGGAAATCCAGATTCGGGTGGTGCGCTCGGTCAGGGGGCTTGAAGAAGCCGAGATCATGCGGCCCGCCTACGCCATCGAGTACGACTACGTCAACCCCGTCCAGCTGACCCCGACCCTGGAGACCAAGCGGGTGGCCGGTCTTTTTATGGCCGGCCAGATCAACGGCACCTCGGGCTACGAGGAGGCCGCCGCTCAGGGGCTGTGGGCCGGGATCAACGCCGCCTGCCAGGTGCAGGGCCGGCCCCCGTTCGTCCTGGATCGCTCCCAGGCCT from Desulfobacteraceae bacterium includes these protein-coding regions:
- the mnmG gene encoding tRNA uridine-5-carboxymethylaminomethyl(34) synthesis enzyme MnmG; this translates as MVADARSYDVIVVGAGHAGCEAALAAARMGCRTLLMAIDLDKLAAMPCSPSIGGMAKGQLVKEIDALGGEMARVTDQTAISYRTLNTKKGPAVHSSRTQNDKARYHIAMKAVVEKQPGLDLKQAMVERLEVAGGRIAGLTDQTGFGYSAKAVVLATGTFLSGLVHIGFTAVQAGRAGEFASYGLPDHLKALGFELGRMKTGTPPRIHRRSIDFEAFTRQEGEADPAPFSFFPRGRLLPQVASYIGHTNPATHRIVRDNLKFSALYGGVIQGVSARYCPSFEDKIVRFGDKDSHQVILEHEGLETDEIYASGLGNSLPLEIQIRVVRSVRGLEEAEIMRPAYAIEYDYVNPVQLTPTLETKRVAGLFMAGQINGTSGYEEAAAQGLWAGINAACQVQGRPPFVLDRSQAYLGVLVDDLVTRGTREPYRMFTSRAEYRLMLREDNADLRLMEIGHDLGLVDAAASREVRERRRRIAAEIQRLKNKVVKPGPAVNAFLDQAGTPPITSGATMEQLLKRAQLDYGAVEALAPGPQPVDPKVARQVEIEIKYEGYIQKQQKEIEKFKGFEQRPIPPDLAYDQIHGLSTELRQKLSAIRPTSLGQASRIDGMTPAALSVLMIAIKAAGARPETAAS
- a CDS encoding TIGR01212 family radical SAM protein (This family includes YhcC from E. coli K-12, an uncharacterized radical SAM protein.) — its product is MPERYRDFNTHLRALFGCRVQKISVDAGLTCPNRDGRVGTGGCIYCNARGSGTGAHGRGLSVTEQLRQGKTALARRYKARKFLAYFQSFCNTYAPLETLRRLYAEALGVPDIVGLAIGTRPDCVDTGVLELLEELARGHLIWIEYGLQSAHDTTLARLNRGHTFGRFAKAVAATRQRGIRICTHVILGLPGETRKQMLATADAVAALGIDGIKLHLLYVVRGTPLEALYRAGRYTCLEQAAYVDLVCDFIERLPPEMVIQRLTGDPHPEELVAPRWSLKKSETRALIQAALAQRDSWQGKRCQQRGTIGR